The genomic window CGCCGACCAGGAGATCCAATCCGCCTACGTACGCCAGGGCCGGCTCCCGGCGACGCTTGACTTCTCGTTCCAGGAGGCGGCTCGCGGTTTCGTCACCGGCGACAGTGGTGCCGAGGCGCTGTCCGATCTCTACGCCAAGGACGACCTCTACACCGCCCGCGACACCGGCGCCGACCGTCTGCCGACCTTCCTCGGCAACCACGACATGGGCCGGATCGGCTCGTTCATCGCCGCCACGGCGACTGCCGACACCCAGCTCAAGCGGGACCAGCTCGCTCACGAGCTGATGTTCCTGACCCGCGGCCAGCCGGTCGTCTACTCCGGCGACGAGCAGGGCTTCACCGGGCCGGGCGGCGACAAGGACGCCCGTCAGGACCTGTTCGCCAGTAGGAGCGCGGACTACCTGGACGACGACCTGATCGGCACCGACCGCACCCACGCGGTCGACAACTACAACACCGCGCACCCGCTCTACCGGACCATCGCCGACCTCGCGAAGCTACGGAAGGCCCATCCGGCGCTGGTCACCGGCGTGCAGACGACCCGGTACGCGGCCGACGGCGTGTTCGCCGCCTCACGGATCGCCCGCGACACCCGGTCGGAGTACGTGGTCGCGGTCAACAACGCGACCACCGCGAAGACGGTCACCTTCGCCACCTCGTCACCGGGCGCGAGCTTCACCGGCGTCTACGGAGCAACGGGCCGAGCCACCACGGGCTACGACGGCACGATCACCATCTCGGTACCGGCGCTGTCGTCGGTCGTCTTCAAAGCCGGCGCGAAAGTACCCGTACCAGCGAGCGGTCCGTCGGTGACCATCAGCAGCCCACAGCCGGGCGCATCGGTCCCCACCCGCACCGAGATCGTCGCCGGCGTCACCGGTGACCCGCTGACCACGGTCACCTTCGCCGCTCAGGTCGGCGACGGCGCGTGGAAGCTGCTCGGCACCGCCGACCGGGCACCCTACCGGATCTACCACGACCTGACCGGGCTCGCCGGGAACACTCCGGTGCGGTACAAGGCGGTGGCCCGGGACGGTAAGGGACGGCTCGGGTCGTCGACCGTGACCATCGGGGTCGGCACCCCGGCGGCCACCTCCACCGCCGGTTACGCGGTCGTGCACTACCAGCGCCCGGCCGGCGGATACGACGACCAGAACCTCTACGTGTGGGGTGACGTCGACGCGTCGATGACCACCACCTGGCCGGACGGGCAGCCGTTCACCGGCGAGGACTCCTACGGGCGCTTCGCCTACGTCAAACTCGGACCGGGCGCTAGGTCCGTCGGATTCATCGTGGTCAGCGACGGCGGGATCAAGGACACCGACGCTGATCGTACGATCGACGTGGCGTCGAACCCGGAGATCTGGATCAAGCAGGGAGATACCGCGGTCTACCCGACACGGCAGGCGGCCACCGGGCAACCTGATCCTGTGCAGGACGAGTCCACCGCGATCATCCACTGGAAACGGGCCGATGGGAACTACGACGGCTGGGGCCTGCACGTCTGGTCCGGCGCGGCGAACCCGACCGACTGGTCCAGCCCACTGCTCCCGGCCCGGATCGACGCGTACGGCGCGGTGTTCGAGGTGCCGCTCGCGGCCGGCGCGCCCTCACTCAGCTACATCCTGCACAACGGGGACGCCAAGGATCTGCCGACCGACCAGTCCCTCGACTTCGCCAAGGCCGGCCGGGAGGTCTGGCTGCTCGCCGGTTCGGAGACCCGGCTCTTGCCGCTGGTCAAGACCGCCGGAGGAGGCGGCGTCGTGGACGTGACGAAGTCCGCCGCGGTGTGGATCGACCGGGGGACCATCGCCTGGAGGACCGGGACCGGCAGCACCCTGGAACCGGTCGGCGCGGGCACCGACGGCAGGGTCTACCAGCTCGCGTACGCTCCGTCCGGTGGGATCGGGACCGCCGCCGGCGAACTGACCGGCACCTACAAGACGATCGCCTTGACGGCACGGCGTACCGGGCTGACCGAGGCACAGCGGGAGAGATTCCCGCACCTCTGGCAGTACGGGTCGTTCAAGCTCGACAGGTCCGCCATCACCGACATCCTGCGTGGTCAGGTAGTGGTCACCGAGCGGGACGCGACCGGAAAGCTGCTGTCCGCCACCGGGGTCCAGCTCGCCGGAGTCCTCGACGACGTCTACCGGAGTGCCGCCGCCGCTAGCCTCGGCCCGGTCGTCGACGGCCGGCAAGCCAGCGTCGCGGTCTGGGCGCCGACCGCCCGCAGCGTCCAGCTGGAGGTCTACGCCGACGCCGCCGCGGCCACTGCGCCGGCCCTGGTCGAGTTGAGCCGGGACACCCGCACCGGCGTCTGGTCCGGCCGTGGTGACTGGGCCGGAAAGTTCTACAAGTTCCGGGTGACCGCGTGGCAGCCGGCCACCCAGCGGATCGTCACGGCGTCGGTGACCGACCCGTACTCGGTCGCGCTCGCCACCGACTCCACCCGCAGCCGGTTCGTCAGCCTGTCCGACCCCGCGCTCACCCCGGCCGGATGGAACGGTCTGACCAAACCGGCCGCCGTCCCGGCCGCGAAGATCCAGATCTCCGAACTGTCGGTACGCGACTTCTCCATCGCCGACTCCACCGTGGCACCCGGCAAACGGGGCACGTTCAGCGCCTTCACCGTGGACTCGGCCGGCACCCGGCACCTGAAGAGCCTGGCCGGCGCCGGTCTCACCCACCTGCACCTGCTTCCGGCGTTCGACTTCGCCACCATCCCGGAGAACCGCGCCGACCAGCGGCAACCCGCCTGTGACCTGGCGTCGTTGCCACCCGACTCGCCGGAGCAGCAGGCCTGCGTCGCGGCGGTCGCGGCCACCGACGGCTACAACTGGGGTTACGACCCGCTGCACTACACGGTGCCCGAGGGGGGTTACGCCGTGGACCCGGACCAGCGGACCCGCGAATTCCGGGAGATGGTCGCCGGAGTCAACAAAGCCGGCCTGCGGGTGGTCATGGACGTCGTCTACAACCACACCGCGGCCGCCGGAACCGACCCCCGGTCGGTACTCGACCAGATCGTGCCCGGCTACTACCACCGCCTGCTCTCCGACGGGACGGTCGCGAACTCCACCTGCTGCGCCAACACCGCGCCGGAGCACACCATGATGGGCAAGCTGGTGGTGGACTCCATCGTGACCTGGGCCAAGGCGTACAAGATCGACGGGTTCCGGTTCGACCTGATGGGCCACCACCCGAAGGCGAACATCCTGGCGGTGCGCGCGGCCCTCGACAAGCTCACCCTCGGCCGGGACGGGGTCGACGGCAAGAGCATTCATGTGTACGGGGAAGGCTGGAACTTCGGGGAGGTCGCCGACGACGCCCGCTTCGTGCAGGCCACCCAGCTCAACATGGGCGGCACCGGGATCGGCACGTTCAACGACCGGCTCCGGGACGCCGTGCGGGGCGGCGGTCCCTTCGACGACAACCCGCGGGTGCAGGGCTTCGCGTCCGGGCTCGCCGGAGCACCCAACGGTGACCCGGTCAACGGGACCGAAGCCGAGCGGGCGGCGCGGCTGCGGCACTACCAGGACCTGATCAAAGTCGGGCTCACCGGCAACCTGGCCGACTACTCGTTCACCAGTGCGTCGGGGGCCGTCGTCAAGGGTTCCGAGGTCGACTACAACGGCCAGCCCGCCGGGTACACGGCCGACCCGGGGGACGTGATCACCTACGTGGACGCGCACGACAACGAGATCCTGTTCGACTCACTGGCGTACAAACTTCCGCAGGCCACCATGGCCGCCGACCGGGCTCGCGCGCAGTCGGTGGCGCTCGCCACCACGGTCCTCGGGCAGGGCCCCGGCTTCGTCACCACCGGCAGCGAACGGCTTCGGTCGAAGTCGCTGGACCGCAACTCCTACGACTCGGGCGACTGGTTCAACCAGATCACCTGGGACTGCGTTCAGGGCAACGGATTCGGTCGCGGGCTGCCGCCCAAGGCGGACAACGAGGCGAAGTACGAGTACGCCAGGCCGCTGCTCGCCGACCCGGCTCTGGTGCCGGACTGCGCGGCGATCAACCTGACCGACTCGCTCTACCGGGAGCTGCTGCGGATCCGGAAGTCGACTCCGGCGTTCGGTCTGGCCACCGGATCCCAGGTGCGCAAGCGGGTGGGGTTCCCGCTCGCCGGCCCCGGGGAGACCCCCGGCGTGATCACCATGACGATCGACAGCCGCGGTCTCGACCCGCAGTGGAAGTCGATCACGGTCGTCTTCAACGCCGGTCCGGCGGCGGCTACCCAGACGGTGCCCGCGCTGGCCGGGCAGAAGGTGACCCTGCATCCGATCCAGCAGACCTCCGCCGACCCGGTGACCCGCTCCGCGTCGTTCACCGCCGCCACCGGGACCCTGACCGTCCCCGGCCGAACCGTCTCGGTGTTCGTACAGAACTGACCGGCCCCGGCCGGTCAGGGCCGGTTCCGGCCGGGCGGTCCCTGACCGGCCCCGGCCGGTGTCGGCTGATCGCCGGGTCCACCGCATTCGGCCCGGCGGTCGCGAGGCGGTCCCGGTGCGGGACCGCCTCGCGTCGTCACTACGGGACCGTTCTGTGGGGCGTACAAGATCGGCGGTTTTTGGGAAGTGCCTCGACCGGTGACCTCAGGGAGCCGTCCGGGCCGCCGATCAGGACGGTCCGAGCGGTGGCCGACGGCCGCCCGAACCCGGAGGTGCCCACTGGTGGACCCGATGCTGCTGCTCCTGCGTGAACAGATGTCCCGCAAACTGGCGGAGGTGGCCGGCGCGATGTCGGCGACCATGGAGGTGCTCAGCGCCACCCGGACGATCGCCGGTGACGTCCGCGGCACCGAGTCGCTGCGGGCCGCCATCGAGGAACTCGGCACCACCCGCGACCAGCTGCTCAACCAGGCCCGCGCCTTGGACGCCTTCGCACCCACCCGAGCCTGAACCCCGGGCCACCCGAGCCCAGGTCCGTTTCACGGTCACGGCGCGATCGCCCAATTGCGTGGTGAGTCGGGGTGCGAATCGTACCCCGACTCACCACGCGACCCGGACGACGAACGTCTCCGGATCCGCCGAGCCTTACCCCTCGTTGATCTCGTCGATCTCCTCGTGGAACGACGCCCAGTCCAGGCCCAGTTTCCGGAGCCGGCGCAGCGACGAACGGCTCCGGGTGCCGACGTAGACCTCGAACCAGTCCGCGTCGTCCTCGCCGACCAGCGCGATCGTGTCCGGCCCGGCATAGATCCGGGAACGTGCCGACGGCCAGCGCAACGGCCGCAACGGCACCCGCCGCAACGGGGCGACGATCCGCCGGGCCTGCGCCCGGTCCACGAACGCCATCCCACCGGCCGCGGGCCCGTCCATCGCGGCGGCGGCCAGAACCGAGAGCAGCAGGTACCGGCCCAGCCGCTCCCGCTCCCGCAACGGCCGGTCACTGAGACCGTGGTAGTAGACGGCCGGATCATCCACCCCGGCGTCCATCAGCAGCTCGAACGTCCCGTCCCCGGCCTCGCCGAACACCAGGGTCCCCTCGGGGCCGCCCGGCACCGGCTCCGGGTAGATCCGCAGCGAGCCGCTCTCCGCGCGCCCGGCGACCGCCCGCTGGAACACCCGCAACGCCTCCGGCAGCCGGTCCGTGACCTCGGCCGGCGCGGTGGGCGGCGCGTCCCACCAGTCGGCGGCGAACCGTTCCATGGCAGCCAGCGGATCGTCCGGCAACAGGTCCAGCCAGTCAGCACCCGGTTCGCCGATCTCGGTCAGGCCCAGCAGATGCTCCGGCAGCGGCGTGTCCAGGCGCAGGTCCAGCCGTTGCAGGACACCACGGCGGCGGGCGGGTTCGGTGACCCGGGCGGTGCCCAGAGTCAGACAGCCGTCCGGCAGCCGGGCGAAGACGTGCAACGGCGGACCGTCCCCGCCGGTCAGACGGCCCTCGATGAGACGCGGAAACGGCCCGGAGACGGTCAGATCCTCCGCGTTGCGCACCCCGGTCGCGATCATGACGGTGCCGTCCGGCCCCGCGGCGAACACCGCGTCCGCGGTCTCGTGAACCCGCGCGCCGGGCCCGGCGACAGCGAGGGCCCCGGGCTCGGCGACGACGTCCCAGAGGCGGATCTCCACCAGGTCACGGTAGTTGCCACCCGCCACCGTCCGGTGCACGCGGGTGGCCTCCCCCTCGGCGGCCACCCGCGTGCCCGCACCCCGACGGTATCCGGTGGCGGCACGTGTTCCGATCGTTGACGGGCTGGGCGAGGATGCCCTCATGTTCCGGCTCACGTTTCTGATCCTGCCGCTGCTTCTGGTGCTCGCGGGCTGCACCGAGCCGTCCGCCACCGGCTTCGTGACGGGTGCGTCCGACCATGCCCTCGGCGAGCGGACCTTCCGGGTCTACCGGCCGTCGTCGTTGCCGGCCGGGCAACGGGTGCCGTTGGTGCTGGTCCTGCACGGGGGCGCCGGTTCCGGGGCGCAGGCCGAGAAGGCGTACGGGTGGGACACCACCGCCGACGGCAACGGTTTTGTGGTCGCGTACCCGGACGGGGTGGGCCGCTCGTGGAACGCGGGTCCCGGCTGCTGCGGCCGGGCCGCCCGGGACGGTGCCGACGACGTCGGCTTCCTGGAGGACGTGGTGGAGGCCGTCTCCGGAGGTGTCCCGATCGACCCGGCCCGGGTCTTCGTCACCGGCATGTCCAACGGCGCGATGATGACCTACCGGCTGGCCTGTGAGAGCACCCTGTTCCGGGCGGTCGCCCCGGTCGCCGGCACACTGATCGGCGACTGCCCGGCTCCGGCGCCCGTCTCGCTGCTGCACATCCACGGCACCGCCGATCGGAGCGTTCCCTGGGCCGGTGGCCCCGGCCGGCAGGACAACGGCGGCACCGGCCGGGTTCCGGTCCGGATCGACGGACCGCCGATCACCGAGGTGACCGATGCCTGGCGCCGCCGGGCCGGATGCGCCGCCTTCACCGAGCAGACCGCCGATCCGGTGACCAGGCGGACCGCCACCTGTCCCGGCGGCCGGACCGTCGAGTTGATCAGCGTCACCGGTGCTGGTCACCAATGGCCGGGCGCCGTCCCGGAGAGCCGGGCGGTGACGGGGATCCTCTCGCTGGACCCGCCGTCCGGCGCCCTCGACGCCACCGCGACGATCTGGAGCTTCTTCGCCGGCAGCCGGTGACGCCGTCGTCAGTGACGCCGGCGGTCAGTGATCGTCGTGGTCGGTGGCGCGGGCCGCGCACAGGAAGGTGCCGCCGACCGCGAAAGCGCCCAGCACGGCCAGCGAGATCTGAGTCTCGTGGTCGATCTGCCGTTCGTAGACAGCGCGGCCGACGATCGTCTCCCGGCCGCGGTCCATCAGCACGTAGGTTCCGCCGCGTTCCAGCGGGCTTCCGTTCAGCGCGGCGAACGCCAGCACCAGAGCCAGCCAGAATCCGGCGAAGATCAGGGCCGCCGCGATCGCCGCCCACACCGGCACGTGCGGCGGTACCCAGGAGGCGAGGCTCCAGAGGCGGCGGGGCTGCTGGGTGCGGTAGCCGCGGCGGTTGGCGAGGATGCCGGCCGCGAAACCGGGCACCGTCAGGATCGCGGCGAACCCCACCGCGAGCTGGGTGATCACCGGCCGCACCTCGAACGCCAGGGTCCCGATCAGGACCGCACACCACAGCACGCCGACCCCGGACACCAGGCTCAGCCAGGACAGACCGCGTCTCGTGAACATCACCGCCGAGGCTAGTGCCCGTTCGCGCCCACGGGGTTATTTCACCACAAAACGCCGGGTGGAAACGCCTGCGGCACCCGCCGTGCGTTTCTAGAGTGAGGCGATGCGTGTAGTCCTGCCGTCTCTGACCGCCGTCGTCGCGCTCTCCCTGCTGCCCGCTCCGGCGGCCGCGGTGCCCGCCCCGCCGCCACTGCATCAGGGCTGGATCGTCACCCAGCAGACCCCGTACCGCTGCCTGACCGGCGGCGCGGCCGGCACGTCACTGTTCACCAGCGTGTGCGACCGGGCGAACAAGGCCCAGGACTTCTACCAGACCAGCGACGGCCACTTCACCCAGGGCGAGAACTGTGTCGAGCCGAAGACCACCGCCAAGGGGGTGAAGGTGAAGGTGGTGCCGTGCACGTACCAGGCCGACCAGAAGTGGTGGTTCACCACGGCACTGCAGGCCGGCGACCAGTGGGGCCCCTGCCTGACCGAGACCCCGCTCGACTCGGCAGGTCACGGCCGGATCCGTCTGCAGGACTGCACGGGCGCCGTCGACCAGCAGTGGCGTTCCTTGAACCCCTGGTGAGTCAGTGAGCGGCCGGCCGGCGTCGCGGAGTGTGCCGCCGGTAGGTGCTGACCGTCGGGTCCCCGGTGATCCAGAACCGCCACGGCACGTCGTGCGCCGAGGTCACCCCGACCCGTGGCCCGGCCGAGACCGGCCCCACCGGAGCGTCCGGTGGGGTCAGCGTGGCCGGTCCGCCGCCGGACAACGGGGTGTTGTCGGCGGCC from Actinoplanes derwentensis includes these protein-coding regions:
- the pulA gene encoding pullulanase-type alpha-1,6-glucosidase codes for the protein MAPKRHRLRLGAALLSLFLPLIAVPAAAAPKVPGDAVVASWGSDQPTGGEQFYFVLPDRFANGNPGNDKGGLSGDRLSTGLDPTDKGFYHGGDLQGVIDRLDYIQGLGTTAIWLAPVFKNRPVQGTGADVSAGYHGYWITDFTQVDPHFGTNADLKKLVGLAHRRGLKIYLDIIVNHTADVIKYAEDTYTYVDKTDSPYTDTDGQPFEDRNYATAERFPKTDATSYPYTPVFGSEKDKTVKKPGWLNDVNMYHNRGDSTFAGENSEYGDFFGLDDLFTERPEVVEGMTKIYADWVRDTGIDGYRLDTVKHSNLEFWQQWAPAIEKAAKPGFFMFGEVYTADQEIQSAYVRQGRLPATLDFSFQEAARGFVTGDSGAEALSDLYAKDDLYTARDTGADRLPTFLGNHDMGRIGSFIAATATADTQLKRDQLAHELMFLTRGQPVVYSGDEQGFTGPGGDKDARQDLFASRSADYLDDDLIGTDRTHAVDNYNTAHPLYRTIADLAKLRKAHPALVTGVQTTRYAADGVFAASRIARDTRSEYVVAVNNATTAKTVTFATSSPGASFTGVYGATGRATTGYDGTITISVPALSSVVFKAGAKVPVPASGPSVTISSPQPGASVPTRTEIVAGVTGDPLTTVTFAAQVGDGAWKLLGTADRAPYRIYHDLTGLAGNTPVRYKAVARDGKGRLGSSTVTIGVGTPAATSTAGYAVVHYQRPAGGYDDQNLYVWGDVDASMTTTWPDGQPFTGEDSYGRFAYVKLGPGARSVGFIVVSDGGIKDTDADRTIDVASNPEIWIKQGDTAVYPTRQAATGQPDPVQDESTAIIHWKRADGNYDGWGLHVWSGAANPTDWSSPLLPARIDAYGAVFEVPLAAGAPSLSYILHNGDAKDLPTDQSLDFAKAGREVWLLAGSETRLLPLVKTAGGGGVVDVTKSAAVWIDRGTIAWRTGTGSTLEPVGAGTDGRVYQLAYAPSGGIGTAAGELTGTYKTIALTARRTGLTEAQRERFPHLWQYGSFKLDRSAITDILRGQVVVTERDATGKLLSATGVQLAGVLDDVYRSAAAASLGPVVDGRQASVAVWAPTARSVQLEVYADAAAATAPALVELSRDTRTGVWSGRGDWAGKFYKFRVTAWQPATQRIVTASVTDPYSVALATDSTRSRFVSLSDPALTPAGWNGLTKPAAVPAAKIQISELSVRDFSIADSTVAPGKRGTFSAFTVDSAGTRHLKSLAGAGLTHLHLLPAFDFATIPENRADQRQPACDLASLPPDSPEQQACVAAVAATDGYNWGYDPLHYTVPEGGYAVDPDQRTREFREMVAGVNKAGLRVVMDVVYNHTAAAGTDPRSVLDQIVPGYYHRLLSDGTVANSTCCANTAPEHTMMGKLVVDSIVTWAKAYKIDGFRFDLMGHHPKANILAVRAALDKLTLGRDGVDGKSIHVYGEGWNFGEVADDARFVQATQLNMGGTGIGTFNDRLRDAVRGGGPFDDNPRVQGFASGLAGAPNGDPVNGTEAERAARLRHYQDLIKVGLTGNLADYSFTSASGAVVKGSEVDYNGQPAGYTADPGDVITYVDAHDNEILFDSLAYKLPQATMAADRARAQSVALATTVLGQGPGFVTTGSERLRSKSLDRNSYDSGDWFNQITWDCVQGNGFGRGLPPKADNEAKYEYARPLLADPALVPDCAAINLTDSLYRELLRIRKSTPAFGLATGSQVRKRVGFPLAGPGETPGVITMTIDSRGLDPQWKSITVVFNAGPAAATQTVPALAGQKVTLHPIQQTSADPVTRSASFTAATGTLTVPGRTVSVFVQN
- a CDS encoding RICIN domain-containing protein codes for the protein MRVVLPSLTAVVALSLLPAPAAAVPAPPPLHQGWIVTQQTPYRCLTGGAAGTSLFTSVCDRANKAQDFYQTSDGHFTQGENCVEPKTTAKGVKVKVVPCTYQADQKWWFTTALQAGDQWGPCLTETPLDSAGHGRIRLQDCTGAVDQQWRSLNPW
- a CDS encoding extracellular catalytic domain type 1 short-chain-length polyhydroxyalkanoate depolymerase; this translates as MFRLTFLILPLLLVLAGCTEPSATGFVTGASDHALGERTFRVYRPSSLPAGQRVPLVLVLHGGAGSGAQAEKAYGWDTTADGNGFVVAYPDGVGRSWNAGPGCCGRAARDGADDVGFLEDVVEAVSGGVPIDPARVFVTGMSNGAMMTYRLACESTLFRAVAPVAGTLIGDCPAPAPVSLLHIHGTADRSVPWAGGPGRQDNGGTGRVPVRIDGPPITEVTDAWRRRAGCAAFTEQTADPVTRRTATCPGGRTVELISVTGAGHQWPGAVPESRAVTGILSLDPPSGALDATATIWSFFAGSR